A window of the Candidatus Polarisedimenticolaceae bacterium genome harbors these coding sequences:
- a CDS encoding RNA polymerase sigma factor, with product MTTTEFQAAVLEHKDRVHSYARYLLRDAEDASDVAQECLVRLWRHRERVDPGPGCRNWLLRAAHNLCVDRMRRKGKHVEVSQNDTSPEPVDGRPDPLRVAQSGEAARRLEAALLELSERDRAVVLLREVEGLPYEEIASTLGLNLGTLKATLHRTREKLRTALVRAEVTP from the coding sequence ATGACCACGACCGAATTCCAGGCCGCCGTTTTGGAGCACAAGGATCGCGTGCACAGCTACGCCCGTTACCTCCTGCGGGACGCCGAAGATGCCTCGGACGTGGCGCAGGAGTGCCTCGTCCGCCTGTGGCGCCATCGCGAGCGCGTCGACCCTGGGCCCGGCTGCCGGAACTGGCTCCTCCGCGCCGCGCACAACCTGTGCGTCGACCGCATGCGCCGGAAGGGCAAGCACGTCGAGGTCAGCCAGAACGACACCTCGCCGGAGCCCGTCGACGGACGGCCGGATCCGCTGCGCGTCGCGCAATCCGGGGAAGCGGCGCGTCGCCTCGAAGCGGCGCTCCTCGAGCTCTCCGAGCGCGATCGCGCGGTCGTCCTCCTCCGGGAGGTCGAGGGACTGCCCTACGAGGAGATCGCCTCGACTCTGGGATTGAACTTGGGAACCCTGAAAGCGACCCTTCACCGGACGCGCGAGAAGCTGCGCACCGCCCTCGTGCGCGCCGAGGTAACGCCATGA
- a CDS encoding LysR family transcriptional regulator, whose protein sequence is MADPAALETFVAIARHGSVLRAAERLNRTQPSLSARLAALEASWKTKLFRRHARGMTLTPEGARLLAIAESALAGLAEVDRAAGVATAGASELRVGSGDALGRERLPRALTALRRERPGIEVRVLEGPTSRLLEALRAGEVDVALITGRPEGVPGIDVADLASSAVDLFIRRGGTFPRPATLESLSSEPMVALQPGSGFRRHLEAAFTSKGLPFRPAIEVGNLALVRRFVAAGLGLALVPAIAFPGAEGAAGIARREIRGIPPISYSIASRAGIPTSELSRRFIEIVKGI, encoded by the coding sequence ATGGCGGACCCGGCGGCTCTCGAGACGTTCGTCGCGATCGCCCGGCACGGCAGCGTGCTGCGCGCGGCGGAGCGGCTGAATCGGACCCAGCCCAGCCTCTCGGCACGCCTTGCGGCGCTCGAGGCGTCGTGGAAGACGAAGCTCTTCCGCCGGCACGCCCGCGGCATGACGCTGACCCCCGAGGGGGCTCGCTTGCTGGCGATCGCGGAATCCGCCCTTGCAGGATTGGCCGAGGTCGATCGCGCGGCGGGTGTCGCCACGGCCGGTGCCTCGGAGCTGCGCGTCGGGTCCGGAGACGCGCTCGGTCGCGAGCGGCTCCCCCGGGCACTGACCGCGCTGAGGCGCGAGCGTCCGGGGATCGAGGTGCGCGTCCTCGAAGGCCCCACCTCGCGGCTGCTCGAGGCGCTCCGCGCGGGAGAGGTCGACGTCGCCCTCATCACCGGCCGGCCCGAGGGCGTGCCGGGGATCGACGTCGCGGACCTCGCGTCGAGCGCCGTCGACCTCTTCATCCGCCGCGGCGGAACGTTCCCGCGCCCGGCGACCCTGGAGAGCCTCTCATCCGAGCCGATGGTCGCGCTCCAGCCCGGGTCGGGGTTCCGGCGTCACCTCGAGGCCGCGTTCACCAGCAAGGGCCTACCGTTCCGTCCGGCGATCGAGGTCGGCAACCTCGCCTTGGTCCGGCGCTTCGTCGCCGCCGGACTCGGCCTCGCCCTCGTCCCCGCGATCGCGTTCCCCGGGGCGGAGGGTGCGGCCGGAATCGCGCGCCGCGAGATCCGCGGGATCCCTCCGATTTCCTATTCGATCGCGTCGCGAGCGGGCATTCCCACCTCGGAGCTCTCGCGGCGATTCATCGAGATCGTGAAAGGAATTTAA
- a CDS encoding methyltransferase domain-containing protein, which yields MDDASFRRLVDRTARRYVASGRFAMGMARGKLAGDPVYRALLERGIAESPSLSDLGCGRGLLLALVLEAADGRTPPALTGVEVGGSLARQAQAACGAAATISIQDLATAPPVPATVFAAIDVLHYLASVDQDRLLERIARVLPPRGRLFVREADGGAGAGFRAVQASERFFALLRGEGRRPFAYRSAEDWRRRLELLGLAVEVTPMGAGTPFRNVLLEARASA from the coding sequence GTGGACGACGCGTCGTTCCGGCGTCTCGTCGATCGGACCGCGCGCCGTTACGTGGCGTCGGGCCGCTTCGCGATGGGCATGGCCCGCGGGAAGCTCGCCGGCGACCCGGTCTACCGCGCGCTCCTCGAGCGCGGGATCGCCGAGTCCCCTTCGCTCTCCGATCTGGGGTGCGGACGTGGGCTTCTTCTGGCGCTAGTCCTCGAAGCGGCGGACGGCCGCACGCCTCCCGCTCTCACCGGCGTCGAGGTCGGCGGGTCGCTCGCCCGGCAGGCGCAGGCCGCGTGCGGTGCCGCCGCGACGATTTCCATCCAGGATCTCGCCACGGCGCCGCCGGTCCCTGCCACCGTGTTCGCAGCGATCGACGTGCTGCACTACCTCGCCTCGGTCGACCAGGACCGCCTCCTCGAGCGGATCGCCCGGGTGCTCCCGCCGCGCGGACGGCTCTTCGTCCGGGAGGCGGACGGCGGCGCGGGCGCGGGCTTCCGCGCGGTCCAGGCGAGCGAGCGTTTCTTCGCGCTCCTTCGAGGAGAGGGCCGGCGCCCCTTCGCCTACCGCTCGGCGGAGGACTGGCGGCGGCGGCTGGAGTTGCTCGGCTTGGCCGTCGAGGTCACGCCCATGGGTGCGGGGACGCCGTTCCGGAACGTGCTGCTCGAAGCCCGCGCCTCGGCTTGA
- a CDS encoding phosphopantetheine-binding protein → MPNDATTAQRIKQLLVEKLHLDGLSPETIDDQMPLFGEGLGLDSVDALELVVALEKEFSLRIQSHEVGREAFGSVATLAAYVDGRLQTADDAHVRS, encoded by the coding sequence ATGCCGAACGACGCGACCACAGCTCAAAGGATCAAGCAGCTCCTGGTCGAAAAGCTCCACCTGGACGGCCTCTCGCCGGAGACCATCGACGACCAGATGCCTCTGTTCGGCGAAGGGCTCGGCCTCGATTCCGTCGATGCGCTCGAGCTCGTCGTGGCCTTGGAGAAAGAGTTCAGTCTCCGCATCCAGAGCCACGAGGTCGGCAGGGAGGCCTTCGGCTCGGTCGCCACGCTCGCCGCGTACGTCGACGGCCGTCTCCAGACGGCGGACGACGCTCATGTCCGGAGCTGA
- a CDS encoding phosphoribosylformylglycinamidine synthase subunit PurQ, which produces MPRPRVLVITGLGLNCEAETEAAFRLAGADPEKVPLLDLLDRGTGKRLADYPIVAFIGGFAFGDHLGAGSVFANKIRWRLYDDLLAFIGKGGLAIGICNGFQTLVRLGMLPGLDGDYRTPRATLAPNARPGYRDAWVRVGFDPASPCVWTRGIETMDLPARHGEGRFVTEPDVAARLDREHLVAARYLGADGKPTEAWPDNPNGSEGGVAGVCDPSGRLFGLMPHPDAYLYPFHHPQWTRKRALGTLPAEGAGLAIFRNGVAAVS; this is translated from the coding sequence ATGCCTAGGCCGCGCGTCCTCGTCATCACCGGCCTCGGGCTGAACTGCGAGGCCGAGACCGAGGCCGCGTTCCGTCTCGCGGGCGCCGATCCGGAGAAGGTCCCGCTCCTCGATCTCCTCGACCGCGGCACGGGCAAGCGGCTCGCCGACTACCCGATCGTCGCCTTCATCGGCGGCTTCGCCTTCGGCGACCACCTCGGCGCCGGATCGGTCTTCGCGAACAAGATCCGCTGGCGGCTCTACGACGACCTCCTCGCCTTCATCGGAAAGGGTGGTCTCGCGATCGGGATCTGCAACGGTTTCCAGACCCTCGTGCGGCTCGGGATGCTGCCCGGTCTCGACGGCGACTACCGGACACCGCGCGCGACGCTCGCCCCGAACGCGCGCCCCGGTTACCGGGACGCGTGGGTGCGCGTCGGCTTCGATCCGGCCTCCCCGTGCGTCTGGACCCGCGGGATCGAGACGATGGATTTGCCCGCGCGCCACGGAGAAGGCCGGTTCGTCACCGAGCCGGATGTCGCGGCGCGTCTCGATCGCGAGCACCTCGTCGCCGCGCGCTACCTCGGCGCCGACGGAAAGCCGACCGAAGCGTGGCCGGACAACCCCAACGGGTCGGAAGGGGGCGTCGCGGGCGTGTGCGACCCGTCCGGCCGGCTCTTCGGCCTCATGCCCCACCCCGACGCCTATCTCTACCCGTTCCATCATCCGCAGTGGACGCGGAAGCGCGCCCTGGGAACTCTGCCGGCGGAGGGCGCGGGGCTCGCGATCTTCAGGAACGGGGTGGCGGCGGTGAGCTAG
- a CDS encoding cohesin domain-containing protein: MTIRLPLLAAVLTVLVTACGGSSTSTTSAPSAHFTADTPSPGPYTVALAHASANGAAVTIKVTVTGVPSFFGAAFHITYDPDALLFGSWDYSSSFLSQGLVSPGDVFFSEDHTTIGGTMVVVATRVDPTVESPVDVTTTSTLFTVTFIARKAIAAGAADGRVDFGDPKQVCDGTVNPPGCNPITVTWSGGGLSAK, from the coding sequence GTGACGATCCGACTTCCTCTGTTGGCCGCCGTCCTGACGGTGCTCGTGACGGCCTGTGGCGGCTCGTCGACGTCGACCACCTCGGCGCCCAGCGCGCATTTCACCGCGGACACTCCGTCCCCCGGTCCCTACACCGTCGCGCTCGCCCATGCCTCGGCGAACGGCGCCGCGGTCACGATCAAGGTCACCGTCACCGGCGTGCCGAGCTTCTTCGGCGCCGCGTTTCATATCACCTACGACCCGGACGCCCTCCTGTTCGGAAGCTGGGACTACAGCTCGTCGTTCTTGTCACAAGGACTGGTCTCGCCGGGCGACGTCTTTTTCAGCGAGGACCACACGACGATCGGCGGCACCATGGTCGTCGTCGCCACCCGGGTCGATCCCACGGTCGAGTCCCCGGTCGACGTCACGACGACGTCGACGCTGTTCACGGTCACCTTCATTGCGCGCAAGGCGATCGCCGCGGGCGCCGCCGACGGTCGCGTCGACTTCGGCGATCCGAAGCAGGTGTGCGACGGGACCGTCAATCCTCCCGGCTGCAACCCGATCACCGTCACCTGGTCCGGCGGCGGCCTGTCCGCCAAGTAA
- a CDS encoding AIR synthase-related protein codes for MVHRLEIASRPGLADPRGAALVRAARAFLGLTLRAARTRDVYRIDAALSDEEAARVLHEFVDPVAQRGSLGRHDDGAFDVAVTVGFKPGVTDPVGKSARVCIEDTLGRRLREGEAVYTSTMVLLDGAGIEDARRIATGILANPVIQTIEVAAYEAWRSAPPDLTVPKVAEHARPPVRRVPLHGSDDELLAVSKERLLALTLPEMRALRDHFRDAASDPGRTAAGLGADPTDVEVECVAQTWSEHCKHKIFNATITYHEPGKTPEKIPSLFATYIRGATKTIASPWLVSVFHDNAGVVAFDDEDHLVYKVETHNSPSALDPYGGAMTGIVGVNRDPFGTGRGAELLANVWGYCFASPFHEGTLPAGLLHPRRIRDGVHRGVIDGGNQSGVPYGRGFELFDARFLGKPLVFCGTVGRLPKTIAGSPGEAKTVTPGDRIVMVGGRIGADGIHGATFSSAALDESAPIQAVQIGDPITQKRMFDFLLEARDLGLYASITDNGAGGLSSSVGEMAKASGGAILDLAKAPLKYAGLAPWEIFLSEAQERMTLAVPEADVDRFLALAARREVEASVLGTFTDSGFLVVTYGDETVGRLDMEFLHEGDPDLDLTARWSPPAWDEPASAPPGDLSASLLALMSRLNLASNENMARHYDHEVKGLTVVKPWVGVRSDVPAEATVFLARHGGRRGYVLSEGINPFFSDLDTYAMAQAVLDEAVRKQLAAGASIDRIAVLDNFCWPDPVASAATPDGEYKLAQLVRACRGLADLAIAYGTPLISGKDSMKNDSTMGGVKISVPPTLLVSALGQIDDVVTAVTLDPKADGERVYLLGTTRDETGGSEYLRWRGERDGLAAETGKPAPYVGRTVPVVDPATTRPLYRALAEATRRGLVRAAAVPAKGGLAAALARMTMAAEMGMQLDLDGCADLLALEPDVALFAESCGRLVVTVAPEHAAAFEALFAGSACRPIGTVTTKPYLRATMRRKLRLDLPVAAIKAAYKEALAHA; via the coding sequence ATGGTCCATCGTCTCGAGATCGCATCGCGGCCGGGGCTCGCCGATCCACGCGGCGCGGCGCTGGTGCGCGCCGCCCGCGCCTTTCTCGGACTCACGCTCCGCGCGGCGAGGACGCGCGACGTGTATCGCATCGACGCCGCCCTCTCCGACGAAGAGGCCGCGCGCGTTCTCCACGAGTTCGTCGACCCCGTCGCCCAGCGCGGGTCGCTCGGACGTCACGACGACGGCGCGTTCGACGTCGCGGTGACGGTCGGGTTCAAGCCCGGCGTGACCGACCCTGTCGGCAAGTCCGCCCGCGTGTGCATCGAGGACACCCTCGGCCGGCGGCTCCGCGAAGGCGAGGCCGTCTATACCTCGACGATGGTCCTCCTCGACGGCGCCGGCATCGAGGACGCCCGCCGGATCGCGACCGGCATCCTCGCGAACCCCGTGATTCAGACGATCGAGGTCGCGGCGTACGAGGCCTGGCGATCGGCGCCTCCCGATCTCACGGTGCCGAAGGTGGCGGAACACGCGCGCCCGCCGGTCCGGCGCGTTCCGCTGCACGGCTCGGACGACGAGCTCCTCGCCGTCTCGAAGGAGCGCCTCCTCGCGCTGACGCTTCCGGAGATGAGGGCGCTCCGCGACCACTTTCGGGACGCCGCGTCGGACCCGGGTCGCACGGCGGCCGGACTCGGCGCCGATCCGACCGACGTCGAGGTCGAGTGCGTCGCCCAGACGTGGAGCGAGCACTGCAAGCACAAGATCTTTAACGCGACGATCACGTATCACGAGCCGGGGAAAACCCCCGAGAAGATCCCGTCGCTGTTCGCGACGTACATCCGCGGCGCGACAAAGACGATCGCCAGCCCCTGGCTCGTCTCGGTCTTCCACGACAACGCGGGCGTCGTCGCGTTCGACGACGAGGACCACCTCGTCTACAAGGTCGAGACGCACAACTCGCCGTCCGCGCTCGACCCGTACGGCGGCGCGATGACCGGGATCGTCGGCGTGAACCGCGACCCGTTCGGCACCGGCCGCGGGGCCGAGCTGCTCGCGAACGTGTGGGGCTATTGCTTCGCGTCGCCGTTCCATGAAGGCACGCTGCCGGCCGGGCTCCTCCACCCCCGGCGCATCCGCGACGGCGTGCACCGCGGGGTCATCGACGGCGGGAACCAGAGCGGCGTCCCTTACGGACGCGGGTTTGAGCTGTTCGATGCGCGGTTTCTCGGAAAGCCGCTCGTCTTCTGCGGGACCGTCGGGCGTCTTCCGAAGACGATCGCCGGATCGCCCGGCGAAGCGAAGACGGTGACACCCGGCGACCGCATCGTCATGGTCGGCGGCCGCATCGGCGCCGACGGCATCCACGGGGCCACCTTCTCGTCGGCGGCGCTCGACGAGTCGGCCCCGATCCAGGCGGTGCAGATCGGCGACCCCATCACGCAGAAGCGCATGTTCGACTTCCTCCTCGAGGCGCGGGATCTCGGCCTCTACGCGTCGATCACCGACAACGGCGCCGGCGGGCTCTCGTCGTCGGTCGGGGAGATGGCGAAGGCGTCGGGGGGCGCGATCCTCGATCTCGCGAAGGCCCCGCTCAAGTACGCGGGCCTCGCCCCGTGGGAGATCTTCCTCTCCGAGGCGCAGGAGCGAATGACGCTTGCCGTCCCCGAGGCCGACGTCGATCGCTTCTTGGCGCTCGCGGCCCGGCGCGAGGTCGAAGCGTCGGTCCTCGGCACGTTCACCGACTCGGGCTTCCTCGTCGTCACCTACGGCGACGAGACGGTCGGCCGGCTCGACATGGAGTTCCTCCACGAGGGCGATCCCGACCTCGATCTCACTGCGCGGTGGTCGCCGCCGGCGTGGGACGAGCCGGCGTCGGCGCCGCCGGGCGACCTGTCGGCGTCGCTCCTCGCGCTCATGAGCCGCCTCAACCTCGCCTCGAACGAAAACATGGCCCGGCACTACGATCACGAGGTCAAAGGGCTGACGGTCGTGAAGCCCTGGGTCGGCGTGCGGAGCGATGTGCCGGCCGAAGCGACGGTCTTCCTCGCCCGCCATGGCGGTCGCCGCGGTTACGTGCTTTCCGAGGGGATCAACCCGTTCTTCTCCGATCTCGACACGTACGCGATGGCACAGGCGGTCCTCGACGAGGCGGTGCGGAAACAGCTCGCGGCAGGCGCGTCGATCGACCGCATCGCCGTCCTCGACAACTTTTGCTGGCCCGATCCCGTCGCCTCCGCCGCGACCCCCGACGGCGAGTACAAGCTCGCCCAGCTCGTACGCGCCTGCCGCGGCCTCGCCGACCTCGCGATCGCGTACGGGACGCCGCTCATCTCGGGGAAGGATTCGATGAAGAACGACTCGACGATGGGCGGGGTCAAGATCAGCGTTCCCCCGACCCTTCTCGTCTCGGCGCTCGGCCAGATCGACGACGTCGTCACCGCGGTGACGCTCGATCCCAAGGCCGACGGCGAGCGCGTCTACCTCCTCGGGACGACACGCGACGAGACCGGCGGGAGCGAGTACCTGCGCTGGCGCGGGGAGCGCGACGGCCTCGCGGCCGAGACGGGGAAGCCCGCTCCCTACGTCGGACGCACGGTTCCGGTCGTCGATCCCGCGACGACCCGGCCGCTCTACCGCGCGCTGGCCGAGGCGACGAGGCGCGGTCTCGTCCGCGCGGCGGCGGTGCCGGCCAAGGGAGGACTGGCCGCCGCTCTCGCCCGGATGACCATGGCCGCCGAGATGGGAATGCAGCTCGACCTCGACGGCTGCGCCGATCTCCTCGCTCTCGAACCGGACGTCGCGCTGTTCGCGGAATCGTGCGGCCGCTTGGTCGTCACCGTCGCTCCCGAGCACGCCGCGGCGTTCGAGGCGCTCTTCGCGGGGAGCGCTTGCCGCCCGATCGGAACCGTCACGACGAAGCCGTACCTCCGCGCGACCATGAGGCGGAAGCTGCGGCTCGACCTCCCCGTGGCCGCGATCAAGGCCGCGTACAAGGAGGCGCTCGCCCATGCCTAG
- a CDS encoding polysaccharide deacetylase family protein, whose product MTAAARPRPAPLVATSLALHAAAVPAAALAPRFWPWIVGTLVTDHLAILGGGLAPRSALLGPNVVRSSAAAAMNGVVLTFDDGPDPAVTPKILDRLDAAGAKATFFVIGERARRFGELAAEIARRGHRLENHTEHHRGGFYFHRPATLRREIDACQEAVVRACGRAPVFFRAPAGIRSPLVGSALARSGLTLVSWTRRGFDTVDRRPERVAARLLRDLAAGDILVLHDTAAAPAVLETLPRLLDRIGGAGLRPVPLPDPS is encoded by the coding sequence ATGACGGCGGCGGCGCGTCCTCGTCCCGCCCCGCTCGTCGCGACGTCCCTCGCCCTCCACGCCGCCGCGGTTCCGGCCGCCGCGCTCGCGCCGCGGTTCTGGCCGTGGATCGTCGGCACGCTCGTGACCGACCACCTCGCGATCCTCGGGGGCGGTTTGGCCCCGCGGAGCGCGCTCCTCGGCCCGAACGTCGTACGCTCTTCCGCGGCGGCGGCAATGAATGGTGTCGTCCTGACATTCGACGACGGCCCGGACCCGGCGGTGACCCCCAAGATCCTCGACCGGCTCGACGCGGCCGGTGCCAAGGCGACGTTCTTCGTCATCGGCGAGCGCGCTCGCCGCTTCGGCGAGCTCGCGGCCGAGATCGCGAGACGCGGCCACCGCCTCGAGAACCACACCGAGCACCACCGCGGCGGCTTCTACTTCCACCGGCCCGCGACCCTGCGGCGTGAGATCGACGCGTGCCAGGAGGCGGTCGTGCGGGCGTGCGGACGCGCGCCCGTGTTCTTCCGCGCGCCGGCGGGGATCCGCAGTCCTCTCGTGGGAAGCGCGCTCGCCAGGAGCGGCCTCACCCTCGTCTCATGGACGCGCCGTGGATTCGACACGGTCGATCGCCGCCCGGAGCGCGTGGCGGCGCGGCTCCTCCGCGATCTCGCCGCGGGGGACATCCTCGTGCTCCACGACACCGCGGCGGCGCCCGCGGTGCTCGAGACGCTGCCCCGTCTCCTCGATCGCATCGGTGGCGCCGGCCTCCGCCCCGTGCCGCTTCCCGATCCGAGCTAG
- a CDS encoding MFS transporter has translation MRPYESLRHRDFRWLWTSQMVSLTGSQMQVAAVDWHVYLLTKSPLALGLVGLSRVIPIVSFSLLGGVVADRYDRKKVMLATQTTMTCVAALLGFLTLTGHETLWTLYVLTGMTSAAGSFDNPARQALIPRLVPREHLPGALAMNLTMFHVGMIGGPALAGVLIAASADGTRGLAWIYFVNALSFLGTLMTLLSLRASGKVEGTAHGETPWRSLREGLRFVFSTPIMVWTMALDFIATFFSGANSLLPIFADQILKVGAVGFGWLRAAPALGALAGSLYTSLHPIPARQGRVLLWAVAGYGTATVVFGLSRSYLLTFLALAVAGLADLVSTVVRQILRQLITPDAMRGRMTSVNMIFFMGGPQLGELEAGLLASLFATATLGATVSVVSGGLATVAAVAVVAWATPIVRDYVTAPPSSPPPPRS, from the coding sequence GTGCGACCGTACGAATCCCTCCGGCATCGCGATTTTCGCTGGCTTTGGACCTCGCAGATGGTGTCCCTGACCGGCTCGCAGATGCAAGTCGCGGCGGTCGATTGGCACGTCTACCTGCTCACGAAATCCCCGCTCGCCCTCGGGCTCGTGGGCCTCTCCCGGGTCATCCCGATCGTCTCGTTTTCGCTCCTGGGAGGGGTCGTCGCCGACCGGTACGACCGGAAAAAGGTGATGCTCGCGACGCAAACGACGATGACATGCGTCGCGGCCCTCCTCGGTTTCCTCACCCTGACGGGGCACGAGACCCTCTGGACGCTCTACGTCCTGACCGGGATGACCTCGGCGGCCGGGTCGTTCGACAACCCCGCCCGGCAGGCCCTGATCCCGCGCCTCGTTCCCCGCGAGCACCTCCCGGGCGCCCTGGCGATGAACCTCACGATGTTCCACGTGGGGATGATCGGCGGGCCGGCGCTCGCGGGCGTCCTCATCGCGGCGTCCGCGGACGGGACCCGCGGGCTCGCCTGGATCTACTTCGTCAATGCGCTCTCCTTCCTCGGCACGCTCATGACGCTCCTTTCGCTCCGGGCCTCGGGAAAGGTCGAGGGAACGGCGCACGGGGAGACGCCGTGGCGTTCACTCAGGGAGGGTCTGCGCTTCGTCTTCTCGACCCCGATCATGGTGTGGACGATGGCGCTCGACTTCATCGCGACGTTCTTCTCCGGCGCCAACTCGCTCCTCCCGATCTTCGCCGATCAGATCTTGAAGGTCGGCGCCGTCGGCTTCGGGTGGCTGCGCGCGGCGCCCGCGCTCGGCGCGCTCGCCGGCTCGCTCTACACCTCGCTGCATCCCATTCCGGCGCGCCAGGGACGGGTGCTCCTCTGGGCGGTCGCGGGGTACGGCACGGCGACCGTCGTCTTCGGGCTCTCCCGCAGCTACCTCCTGACGTTCCTTGCGCTGGCGGTTGCCGGTCTCGCTGATCTCGTCTCGACCGTCGTGCGGCAGATCCTGCGGCAGCTCATCACCCCGGACGCGATGCGTGGGCGGATGACATCGGTGAACATGATCTTCTTCATGGGCGGACCGCAGCTCGGCGAGCTCGAGGCGGGGCTCCTCGCCTCGCTCTTCGCCACCGCGACGCTCGGCGCCACGGTCTCCGTCGTCTCCGGTGGGCTCGCGACCGTCGCGGCGGTCGCGGTCGTCGCGTGGGCCACTCCGATCGTCAGGGACTACGTCACCGCGCCGCCTAGCTCACCGCCGCCACCCCGTTCCTGA
- a CDS encoding class I adenylate-forming enzyme family protein — protein sequence MTNDPILSTFDELARRRGDAPLVASPTTKATRAEIHALSLAVARDIEHSAAPPGGYVLLASANGAGFLGALLGIVRAGRVPVLADWSAPPGERERIAEALGIAAGVACDLAFPTRETAPRTFAFGRPAASPPPAAGCVKMTSGSSGTPAGIATTTEALAIDDDQIATTMGIGADDRLLAEIPWSHSYALSSAVVPALRRGLLLVLADTGGPWGPLDAGRVLEATVFPTVPIYLHAIAALAETPEWPRTIRTLISAGAPLRPETAARFEEAFGIRAHVFYGASECGGICYDREGGAALRGTVGTPLAGVTVTLHETGLRVTSGAVGSGYVPVPRDELHGGAFFAADLAAWTPSGELRLLGRADALINVGGKKVHPAEIESVLRAMPGVRDVAVFGLEAPGCREIVRAVVACDPTRTTYDAVTAWCRARLAPHKVPRSVQLVDEIPRNARGKIDRAALTPVVE from the coding sequence ATGACGAACGATCCGATCCTCAGCACCTTCGACGAGCTCGCGCGGCGCCGTGGCGATGCACCGCTCGTCGCCTCTCCGACGACCAAGGCGACCCGAGCGGAGATTCACGCCCTTTCGCTCGCCGTCGCGCGCGACATCGAGCACAGCGCCGCGCCGCCCGGAGGCTACGTCCTCCTCGCCTCTGCGAACGGCGCGGGCTTTCTCGGCGCCCTCCTCGGCATCGTCCGCGCCGGCCGCGTTCCCGTACTCGCCGACTGGAGCGCCCCTCCGGGAGAGCGCGAGCGGATCGCGGAAGCGCTCGGCATCGCGGCAGGAGTTGCCTGCGATCTCGCCTTCCCCACGCGCGAGACCGCGCCCCGGACCTTTGCGTTCGGCCGGCCGGCGGCCTCGCCCCCGCCCGCCGCCGGCTGCGTGAAGATGACCTCGGGCTCGAGCGGGACTCCCGCGGGAATCGCGACGACGACCGAAGCGCTCGCGATCGACGACGATCAGATCGCGACGACGATGGGGATCGGCGCCGACGACCGGCTCCTCGCCGAGATTCCGTGGTCGCACTCGTATGCGCTCTCGTCGGCCGTCGTGCCGGCGCTCAGGCGCGGGCTCCTCCTCGTCCTCGCCGACACCGGCGGTCCGTGGGGACCCCTCGACGCCGGCCGCGTCCTCGAGGCCACCGTCTTTCCGACGGTCCCCATCTACCTGCACGCGATCGCCGCGCTTGCGGAGACACCGGAGTGGCCGCGGACGATCCGGACGCTGATCTCGGCGGGCGCGCCGCTGCGACCCGAGACCGCGGCGCGGTTCGAGGAGGCCTTCGGAATCCGCGCTCATGTTTTCTACGGCGCCTCGGAGTGCGGCGGGATCTGCTACGACCGCGAGGGAGGCGCCGCGCTCCGCGGGACGGTGGGCACACCGCTTGCCGGGGTGACGGTGACGCTCCACGAGACGGGCCTGCGCGTCACCTCGGGGGCGGTCGGGTCGGGCTACGTGCCAGTCCCGCGCGACGAGCTCCACGGCGGCGCCTTCTTCGCCGCCGATCTCGCCGCGTGGACTCCGTCGGGCGAGCTTCGCCTCCTCGGCCGGGCGGACGCGCTCATCAACGTCGGCGGCAAGAAGGTCCATCCCGCGGAGATCGAGAGCGTGCTGCGGGCGATGCCGGGCGTACGCGACGTCGCGGTGTTCGGGCTCGAGGCGCCCGGCTGCCGCGAGATCGTCCGTGCGGTCGTCGCGTGCGATCCGACGCGCACGACCTACGACGCAGTGACCGCGTGGTGCCGCGCACGTCTCGCGCCGCACAAGGTGCCGCGCAGCGTCCAGCTCGTCGACGAGATTCCGAGGAACGCCCGCGGCAAGATCGATCGCGCGGCCCTCACCCCCGTCGTCGAATGA